Proteins encoded together in one Gemmatimonadota bacterium window:
- a CDS encoding nuclear transport factor 2 family protein, producing the protein KFVGCFTEDAVWDGGNFGHFEGKAAIREFFGTIPQVLSFAIHYVMNPRIEVNGDTATGYWYLLEPCTMLEGGEQAVWGVAKYEEEYVRENGEWKIRNLILAPECWTSFDQGWVNQQFIGQ; encoded by the coding sequence AAAAGTTTGTCGGTTGCTTCACGGAAGATGCCGTCTGGGACGGCGGCAATTTCGGACACTTCGAGGGGAAAGCTGCCATTCGGGAATTTTTTGGCACTATTCCTCAGGTCCTGTCGTTTGCCATCCACTACGTGATGAATCCGCGTATTGAGGTCAACGGAGACACGGCCACCGGCTATTGGTATCTGCTGGAGCCCTGCACCATGCTCGAAGGCGGCGAACAGGCGGTCTGGGGTGTGGCCAAATACGAAGAAGAATACGTCCGGGAGAATGGGGAGTGGAAAATCCGCAACCTGATCCTCGCTCCGGAGTGCTGGACCTCGTTTGATCAAGGCTGGGTCAATCAGCAGTTTATCGGCCAATAA
- a CDS encoding hydantoinase/oxoprolinase family protein, with product MCADEAGQTQTEKVLTTPENQALGVLNGVGKLARTYGLAERDFLSRIAVVVHGTTVATNTMLEYTGATTGLITTAGFRDTIEIRRNYKEAAFDIRLSAPYQIVPRRRRLGVTERIDYAGQVVKPLAEAEVRAAVQRLAEIQVEAIAVCYLFAFLNPAHELRTREIIRELLPDVQISLSSEVLPQVREFERLSTTLVDAYVTPRLQRYLERLDTEFRQRGFQGDIFIMQGNGGVVGLEQAQAHGVQALLSGPASGVVAGAYLGEASSFKDVITIDMGGTSFDVCLVQDGRPKTGTDQWMSRYRIAVPFIDIHTIGAGGGSIAWVDEGGALRVGPQSAGAHPGPACYGFGGQEATVTDADVVLGYISPESFLGGEMRLDTEAARRAIETKVARPLEMSLLEAASGIFRIVNNGMSNSVRRVSLAKGYDPRDFALTAFGGAGAIHAGALVEDLGIQTILIPKGTAPVLCALGDLLSDLRVSRVRSFYARGSELDLEAMNDQFRRMREEALELFGSQQHHLGHTFAQFSLEMRYIGQTHEVTVPVIMQTEQLDATDMATTIQGFHDLHEQLYTFQKPEDEVEILNIHLDLVGQRAKPRLQTASRGSQEARTALRGIRPVYSASAQDYVETDIYNGEQLVPGHCVVGPAIIEEARTSIVLFAGQRATLDEHLTYVIEVE from the coding sequence GTGTGCGCGGACGAGGCTGGACAGACGCAGACCGAGAAAGTCCTGACGACCCCAGAGAACCAGGCCCTGGGCGTGCTCAACGGCGTCGGCAAACTGGCCCGCACCTACGGGCTGGCCGAGCGGGATTTTCTCAGCCGGATAGCGGTTGTTGTCCACGGTACAACGGTCGCAACCAACACCATGTTGGAATACACCGGCGCCACCACCGGCCTGATCACCACCGCCGGCTTTCGCGACACCATAGAGATCCGCCGTAACTATAAAGAAGCTGCTTTTGATATTCGCCTCTCGGCTCCGTATCAGATCGTCCCGCGCCGTCGTCGTCTCGGCGTGACCGAGCGGATTGATTACGCCGGTCAGGTCGTCAAACCCCTGGCGGAAGCCGAGGTCCGCGCGGCCGTGCAGCGGCTGGCGGAGATCCAGGTCGAAGCCATAGCCGTGTGTTATCTGTTTGCGTTTTTGAATCCCGCCCACGAACTCCGGACGCGCGAGATTATTCGCGAACTCCTGCCCGACGTTCAAATCTCGCTGTCTTCAGAGGTTCTGCCCCAGGTGCGTGAATTCGAGCGCTTGAGCACGACCCTGGTCGATGCCTATGTTACTCCTCGCTTACAGCGGTATTTGGAGCGGCTGGACACGGAGTTTCGTCAGCGTGGATTTCAGGGCGACATCTTCATCATGCAGGGCAATGGCGGCGTCGTAGGTCTGGAGCAGGCCCAGGCCCACGGCGTCCAGGCCCTCCTGTCCGGACCGGCCAGCGGCGTGGTGGCCGGCGCGTATCTGGGCGAGGCATCCAGCTTCAAGGATGTCATCACCATTGATATGGGGGGCACGAGCTTTGACGTCTGCCTGGTGCAGGACGGTCGGCCCAAGACCGGGACCGATCAGTGGATGAGTCGGTATCGGATTGCGGTTCCATTTATTGATATTCACACCATTGGCGCCGGTGGTGGCAGCATCGCCTGGGTCGACGAGGGGGGCGCGCTGCGCGTCGGCCCCCAGAGTGCGGGAGCTCATCCGGGCCCGGCGTGCTACGGCTTTGGCGGCCAGGAGGCCACGGTCACGGATGCGGACGTGGTGCTGGGCTATATCAGCCCCGAGTCTTTCCTGGGCGGTGAAATGCGGCTGGACACGGAGGCCGCCCGACGGGCAATCGAAACCAAGGTGGCCCGGCCGCTGGAGATGAGCCTGCTGGAGGCGGCCAGTGGTATTTTTCGTATTGTCAATAATGGTATGAGCAACAGCGTCCGGCGGGTTTCTCTGGCAAAAGGCTACGACCCGCGGGACTTCGCGCTGACCGCGTTCGGCGGTGCCGGTGCAATTCATGCCGGCGCGCTGGTCGAAGACCTTGGCATTCAGACCATCCTCATTCCCAAAGGCACGGCCCCCGTCCTGTGCGCCCTGGGCGATCTCTTGTCCGACCTGCGGGTGAGTCGGGTGCGCAGTTTCTATGCGCGTGGGAGTGAACTTGATCTGGAGGCCATGAACGACCAGTTCCGGCGCATGCGCGAAGAAGCCCTGGAGTTGTTCGGGAGTCAGCAGCATCACCTGGGCCACACCTTCGCCCAATTCTCGCTGGAGATGCGCTATATTGGCCAGACGCATGAAGTGACGGTTCCGGTTATAATGCAGACGGAGCAGCTCGATGCCACGGATATGGCGACGACGATCCAGGGCTTCCACGATCTGCACGAACAGTTGTACACCTTTCAGAAGCCCGAGGACGAAGTCGAAATTCTCAATATCCACCTCGACCTCGTCGGACAAAGAGCGAAACCGCGCCTGCAAACCGCCAGCCGGGGCAGTCAGGAGGCGCGAACTGCGCTACGAGGTATCCGGCCCGTTTATTCAGCTTCGGCCCAGGATTATGTGGAGACGGATATTTACAACGGCGAGCAGCTCGTGCCGGGGCATTGCGTTGTCGGCCCGGCCATCATCGAAGAAGCCCGCACCTCCATTGTCCTTTTTGCTGGCCAGCGGGCGACCCTCGACGAGCATCTCACCTATGTGATTGAGGTCGAGTGA